In a single window of the Bacteroidota bacterium genome:
- the pcaF gene encoding 3-oxoadipyl-CoA thiolase, whose product MKSAYIIDGVRTPVGNFAGTLAAVRTDDLAAHVLRELMARNAGVDPQQIGDVLLGCANQAGEDNRNVARMALLLAGMPVSVPGETVNRLCASGLSAAMAAARVIMCGDAELVVAGGVENMTRGPWIMSKTSTPYGRDAQLFDSSFGWRFINAKMKEQYGTDAMGETAENLADRDSISRVDQDAFALRSQQKATAAQARGRFVKEIVPVTIAQKKGDALVFAQDEFIKPKTTLEGLSALKPSFRKDGTVTAGNASGLNDGAAALLLASESAIATHNLKPLARIVSMGVSGVEPRIMGIGPVTAANTALKKAGLSWNDIDVIELNEAFAAQSLACLRAWGIADDDARVNPNGGAIAIGHPLGMSGARILTSAALELHEQQKRYAVVTMCIGVGQGYAVVIERA is encoded by the coding sequence AACGCGGGTGTGGATCCGCAGCAGATTGGTGATGTGCTTTTGGGCTGCGCCAACCAGGCGGGCGAAGACAACCGCAACGTGGCCCGCATGGCGCTGCTGCTGGCCGGCATGCCGGTGAGTGTGCCCGGCGAAACGGTAAACCGCCTCTGTGCCTCGGGCCTGTCGGCAGCGATGGCGGCGGCGCGTGTAATTATGTGCGGCGATGCCGAGCTTGTGGTGGCCGGCGGCGTGGAAAATATGACGCGCGGCCCGTGGATTATGTCGAAAACATCGACCCCGTATGGCCGTGATGCGCAGCTTTTCGACTCGAGTTTTGGCTGGCGTTTCATCAATGCCAAGATGAAAGAGCAGTATGGCACCGATGCCATGGGCGAAACCGCCGAAAACCTGGCCGACCGCGACAGCATAAGCCGCGTCGATCAGGATGCATTTGCCCTGCGCTCGCAGCAGAAAGCAACTGCCGCCCAGGCGCGCGGACGGTTTGTAAAGGAAATTGTGCCTGTGACCATTGCGCAGAAAAAAGGCGATGCGCTGGTGTTTGCGCAGGATGAATTTATAAAGCCCAAAACCACGTTAGAAGGCCTTTCTGCACTCAAGCCTTCGTTCCGCAAAGATGGCACGGTTACAGCCGGCAACGCCTCTGGCCTGAACGACGGGGCGGCGGCTTTGCTGCTGGCTTCCGAAAGCGCCATTGCCACCCACAACCTGAAGCCGCTGGCGCGCATTGTGTCGATGGGGGTAAGCGGTGTGGAGCCGCGCATTATGGGTATAGGCCCGGTTACGGCGGCCAACACGGCACTGAAAAAGGCCGGTCTGAGCTGGAACGATATTGACGTGATTGAACTGAACGAAGCCTTTGCCGCGCAAAGCCTGGCCTGCCTGCGCGCCTGGGGCATTGCCGATGACGATGCCCGCGTGAACCCGAACGGCGGCGCTATTGCCATAGGGCATCCGCTTGGCATGAGCGGCGCACGCATACTCACCTCAGCCGCACTGGAACTGCACGAACAGCAAAAACGCTATGCCGTGGTAACCATGTGTATTGGCGTAGGGCAAGGCTATGCGGTGGTAATAGAGCGCGCCTGA